The sequence below is a genomic window from Lolium perenne isolate Kyuss_39 chromosome 4, Kyuss_2.0, whole genome shotgun sequence.
atccttcgtgggacctccactcctccaaacgtgacgtaccttcttgcaaaggaagggaacacgggaatacatcctcgtctccgcgtgcctcggttatttctatacccgagctctctttccttgtgatagccatcgtgcttgaagtacatatatcttgctatcacttgtgctacatatatcttgtgcctatcttgcttagctctagttgctattgttacacttagttgagcttagcatatttagggtttgtgcttgtaaactaaacaatagtttaattccgcattattacaagacaaatccgtaagagtttttaattgcctattcaccccccctctaggcgatatctcgatctttcaaatggaatgcctcatactttgtcgaccaaccatctaatcatcggcaagtacaaaaacaccaccaaaccagcaaccatggtgacataagtcaagatgctcaaacacacatagcatggagcagatgctccaaagggattattcatcacttggtatagatcaagtgatgctggcaaaagagaggccaatcaagaaccagtaaatccagtaagagatagatatctctattttcatcaaagccaacaagaaatagaaatttatcattactcagttgagttcaaaacaaagctggggtaccataagggaaaACTCATCACTttgtagtaaccaagtgatgctggcaagagagaggccaagcctgagctagtcaatccagtagagatggatatgcataagtaagcaagaacacatagcctatccaagttaaccagataaaaccaaccttgacagccaacttaataatctagcatcacctagtcttttaaaccatcagaaacttcccattttcttcaaaggataccacagtggcattcatttacatgatcccctactgtggatatctctattttcatcaaagccaagaagaaatagaaatttatcattactcagttgagttcaaaacaaagctggggtaccataagggattactcatcacttggtagtaaccaagtgatgctggcaagagagaggccaagccttaGCTAGTCAATctagtagagatggatatgcataagtaagaaagaacacatagcctatccaagttaaccagataaaaccaaccttgacagccaacttaataacctagcatcacctagtcttttaaaccatcagaaacttcccattttcttcaaaggataccacagtggtattcatttacatgattccctactgtgaatatctctattttcaccaAAACGAACCAATTATCCAACTATGAGATGCAACCAGTGGTAGTAGCAAGAGCTAATGAGGTCACATCACAGCACAAGCAATCGCACCAGTGAACCACTGCTAAGATTACACCAACCATACATTCATCCAAGCCAACAAGAATTAGAAATTTattattactcagttgagttcaaaacaaagctagggtacccaacactAGTTGGCTTCCATCCAAGCTTCAATAACACATCAAAGGAATCATTACTGCATATGCAGTTCATCCAATTATCTGACATCAATAAAGAAAACCTTTTCAGATAATTGAATTAGACAACAACAATCATACCAGGATGCTATGGAAGCATCAAGGCACATCACCAAAACCCTCCAGCATGCTTTTACAAGCATGAGCGGTCACCAATACATGGTGAGAAGCTACAGATACATAGCAATAGCATAGGACATTAAGTAAAAGGCATGAGCAATGAGCCAGTAAGTAAATCACTAGCACATGAGATCATTTGACCATTTAGAGCATGCACACACAAGCAATAGCAACAGTAGTTCACCAGGACAATGACAGCAACAATGACATCAAGTtaggatagatagatagatagatgcatCCAGTAGCACATCAACAGCAACAGCAGCCAGTAGCACAGCAACAGCAACAACATCACAACCAGAGCAACACACGAGCATTCCGTTGAGCACCTTGTGCTCACGCTGGAGAGGaattaagagggaggggaggggaggggagatagTTCACCGACGACAggagtggaggaggaggttgacgatgacggcaggggtgtaggaggaggaggacgcggcggctcctccaccgtgACGCGACGCCGGCCCCTCCTCCACCTTGATGCAGCGGCCCCTCCTCGTCGTACCGGCAGCTTGTGCTACAGGTGGCGGGGACgggaggagcgtggcggcatgcggccctcgcggaggaaggcggcggcgacggagaTGGCGACGGCGACGCCAGCGCTCACCATGGCGGCGcgcggaggagaggggagaggtgtaCGGGCGCACGGAGGTGAAACGGGTGGGGAGGGGTACGGGGCATAATATAAGTtccactatttctgtggcgcaccacaacAAGTGCGCCACTGAacaagttatttctgtggcgcaccataaaAAGTGTGCCACTGAACAAGTTATTTTTGTGGTGCACCCcgcctgtgcgccacagaattagtggAATCTATGATTAGGGGTGTCAGGGTGTGGGCCCCAtcttgtttctgtggcgcacttattgttgctgcgccacaaaaataagctatttttgtggcgcaccataccAGGTGCACCACAAaaaaactttctgtggcgcatattcgttcagtgcgccacaaaaataagatctCACCTATAaaacttttcctactagtggaacATGTGCCGGCGCCCCCAATATCGCACTATTGATGCTGCTACCGGCTATCATTTTGGGCACACTGGTGGTGGGTGGAGGTGCTCTTAGATTCGTACTGGTACGTAGTTACATATTATACCAATTTCATTTCAGATATGTTGCTATTTTTTCATTGAAGTTGGTCAAAATCTAACTTTTTTTACTTACAACAAGAGGTAGAGGTACACTTATTTAAGAATGGAGGGAGTAACTTTTGCGacatatatcttatattttaaTTTAGAAGTTATGGTCAACTTTTTCTTAAACTACATGCAAGCATGTTAAGCTGTACTGAAAGGGAGTATTTCCCCCTATGTTTTGGTACAACATCCTttagcttttgtggtcggagagaTTGTTTTTGCCAGGGTTAGGACATTTTAGATCAAAAGAGAGAGTGCATGTACGCACTCTAGTGCTTCGCTTCTCCTGCTAGAGCCGATTgttattttaaatttaaatttagtCCAGAATTTGTCTAGCAATACATGATTTTATGTAATGATATGCTATATACATGTCCCAAAGTAGTGTTGAACTAGTATCAATAAAAATAAAGTTTACAACTCGTCTACAACTGAGAGACACTTACACACTCACCTAAGACCCAGTTATAACACGTGTACAACTGATTTGCAGTTTATCACACAATAAACACCGTCACTAGTCTAATAAGAACCATTTTATAAAAATAAGTTCCAAAAAGTATAGTAAATAATATTTAAAATGGTAAAAAATGTAAGAAGAAAAGGAAATAagaacatatgaaatacaaacaaaaagtaaaaatacatataattaaATAAAATTAAAAGTAAAAAAGGAataaaggaaaaaaagaaaaattaaTAAGAAATAAGGCAAATGTAAAATGATAAAAAAAAGAATAGCAAATGAAAGATAATGTACTCCGTTCGATCCATATTAAATGTTGCTGATTTACCATTTTTTAAAAGAAAGAACCAGCCCAATACTATATATTACTTCGACATACAGCCCAAAGAGGCCCAAATGGCGAGAAACAAGCAAAACAAACAGAAAAGGCCTTAGAAGCCCACATGCTATAACCTTTACTACGTCCGGCCTGAACTCAGCACACCACATATCCTGTGTGGCCAGCAATGGCTCCATATTCCAAATCTTCATTCGCGCCATGACTTACACCGCACATTGCACACCACAGGACTATAGAAACTTAGAAACAGCGCCATCACGGCCACGCATCCAGTGCTTCACCTAGCCACAACAGATGGACGAGGTGTGGCCGTGGCTGGCTTCCCTCCCTCCTCCCGGCCCCGACACACCGCCCCGTTCATCCTTTTCCCTCGCCGCCTCCGATGATGGCGCCTCCATCGTCTTGCAGACCGACTTCACCAGTGGCTCTGTCGGCAGCACGGCTGAGTCAGTTCTCGTCGCTTTCTCCTTAACCGTAGACAGTGCCAACGGCGTGGCGCACGCGCTCTGGACGTCGGAGACATTCGCCGCCGACTCTCTGGTCGCCTCACGGTTGCAGCTGCTGGGTCAGCTCCTAGATGAGGTGATCGCGCTCTCGCCGTCCATCCCTTCCTTGGGGCCGGACGCGTCCGAGCCCAAGCTGGACGCGGAGGTTGTCTCTGCCGTCATCGAGGCAACAGGCACCGATGGCTCCGCCTTCTTCTCGCTAGCTCTGCTTCTGCGCCTCTTCTGGCTGTGCGCTCTGGAGGCCCCCGCGGACTTTGGGTATCTCTTCTTCCACGCTTTTGGCGCAGAGATCGAGCGCGCCCTCGGCAGCTGCGCGCCGGCGCTCGGCGTCTTCCTGCTCTCCATTGGCCCGGACGTGGAGGATCGGTTCATGCGGTCGCTCGGCTACATGCTCGCCAAGTGGTGCTTGCTCCGGGAGATGCAAGCACCCACCCCGGCGAAGGCCGGTACCGGGGTGCACCCAAGTGCATGCTTGTCCTACGCCACCGAGGTGCACGGCCTTTGGGTCTTGAAAGGGTACGCGCCGGTGCTCGCCATGCCACGCATCGCCGGCGCGTCATCGGTGCCCATTACGGCCTTGCCGCATGAGCTGCCCGAGGAGCCGGCGCTGCGGTACGGCTTGGTGCACCAGCAGCTGGAGGTCGTGGCGCAGCTGGAGTACGCGGTGAGCGTGCGCGACAAGAGGTTCATAGGCGTCGGCGTGCGCGTCGACAACATCCGGGTGCGCGTCGTGCGGCTCGGGTACCGGAAGAACGACGCGGACGCCACCGAGGGAGACGTCGAAGACGATGTCATGGACGGCGAGAGGCACTTCCCTTCCCGTATCCGCCTCTGGGTCGGCCCTAGGTTCGGCTCGTCCTACGCCACTGGCCCAAGCCTGGGCCGGTCGACGGGGAACCCGGAACGGGAGGTCGAGGCGACACGCACCGTCAAGGGCGCCTTCTCCGGCGCCACCAAGCTAGCCAGCAGCAACGGCGGTCCAAGGGTGAAGGCCAAGATGCGCACGTCCGCGCGGACACGAAACAGGAGCTGGAGGTGGGAGCAGGAGGCGGAGGGCAGCGCCGGCGTGTTCGAGGGCGTGCTGTGCGACCCGGCAACCGGGACCGAGGTGTCTGCGTGGCGCACGGGGGGCAACGGCGGGGCGGGAGAGGCCGACCCGCGCAACGGCATGAGGCGCCGCTACGGCGGTCCTGGGCGCGCGTTCATCAAGATGCGGGGGCTGATTGTGGCCAGCGACGAGCTGCCGGAGAAGGTGACGTGGAGGGTGGGGAGGGAGGCGGAGGGGAGGACGATGCGGTGGCGCGTGGGTCTCAAAGTCTGGGTGAGCTACCTGCCCAACCAAGTCAGAAGCCGGCACTTCGAGACGAGGTGCGTCGAGTGGGCGCACGAGGTCGAATTGCCGCTTGTCGCTGCTAATGGCGACGAGAGGTGACCAAGGTAGTTCGTCGTGTGCTTCAATTTGACACACACGATGACACATTGTAGTGCAAAACACTGAAACATAGCATAGGGCGACTCGATCAAAAATTTGTACACTACTGTATATATTCCGGAGACTGAGATGTATCCAATATCAAGTAGAAATGCTGACTAAATTATGGATTCACATTAATTAAGGAGGTAATCTGAGAAGTACTAATAAGTGTTTTAGGTTTATCTAAACacaaatgtatctagacatatcttAGTTATAGATTACATCAGTATCTAAAAAAAATTGAGACACTTATTTTTGGATGGAGAGAGTATATAAGTTTTGAATTCCAAAGGAGGTTATAGAAATAGTAGATATGTCTATTATAAATGGGCATGGCCAGCCCAGCTCAGTCGACCCAACCTAGCATGACCCAAAATTTCTGAGTAGACCAGGCCCGTGCGAATATTGAGCCCAATAGCCAGGCCGCTTCGGGTTGTGCATAGGTTTTATGCGAAATAAGGAAGAGGTCCAACATGTGGCCTAAGGCTAAATGGGTTTTTCCTCTAATTTGTTAGGTATGTGCCACAAATATAGGCTCGACGGCCGAGTCGACCCGAGACTGAGGTTTCCGCATCGGTATTTGTTAGGCCCGACTCAAAGGATGGGCGGGTATATCATTgggcagccacaccccaggtggttagcacggtgctagtcgttgaaagagaagaagaaggaaaactccatggagtgcgaaggccggtatattttatcagtgaagttttatctccttcaaaacagcggtacccgcagtaccagaagttagcatatggagtattcacgacagcaagaaaattgcgccactatttttcggcacacccgatcatagtggtcaatgaagcacctctatcacatatactgaataatccagaagctacaggacgtgtctccctttggggaatagaactctcccctcgggacatcacgtatgaaaaaagaaaagcaatcaagtcgcaaattctgccagatttcattgcagagtggatggaactacaaaatacaggacccccagatttgtcgagaacctggaccatgaacttcgatggatccaagagagtagaaggagctggtgcaggggtgatactcatatcacctgaaggcgacaaattaaagtacgtcctacggatgacgttcccgaacgcatctaacaatgaagcagaatatgaagcccttatacacaggatgaagatggcgaaagcttgcggcgcaactcgactaaaaatcttcggcgactcacaattggtagctcagcaggttatgaaccaatgtgatgcagtcaacgacagtatggtggcatacaaggaggtatacaacgaactcgagaagctgtttgatggatgcgaagtaaatcacatcagtaggctgagcaacgacgaagccgatgttcttgcaaacatcgggtcgcagtgccttgcaataccgccaggagtgttttgggaagaaatagctgagagatccacaaagccaaagaaggcgcagaagaaaacgaaggaggagaaaacgtcggcgcctctcaaagaagctctagatgaagaagaggaccaggagctggtgatgatggtagaagttccatggatgcaagcgtacatatcgtatatcctaaggaaagaaatacccgaagatccagttgaagcaaggcgagttattcgacgatccaaagccttcacagtggtcaaaggggagttatacaagcgaactatttcgggcgtgctgcaaaggtgcgttacacccgaagaaggaaggaaaatcctaaaagacgtacacgagggaatatgtggtcaccacgcgagcagtcgagctattgcagccaaggtctttcgggctggattttactggttgccaACGATTgatgatgcaaaagagatagtacgaacctgcgacgcgtgccaaagatttgccgcaaaaccccactctccggcggcagagctgatgccaataccactgtcttggccgtttgcccaatggggacttgatatggtgggaaaattgtacaaagtttcgccaggaggatacgagtacatgttggttgctgttgataaattcaccaagtggatagaagcaaagccgataaattcaccagatggagaatcagcagtcaaattcgtgaagggcatcatttttcgatttggagtacctcacagcatcgtcacagacaatggcagtaactttacgtccaaggaattcaaggaatactgcgcggaagtaggcatcaaattgcacttcgcgtcagttgggcacccgcaaaccaatggccaagtcgagaatgccaatggtatcatctgcaacggtatcaaaaagcgtctgcaaggaccacttgaaaaggctcgacatacctggccagaagaattgccaagtgttttgtggagtatccgaacaacaccaaatacggcgacacaagaaactccgttcttcctcgtccacggacCTGAGGCAGTACTtccaattgagatagagcatgtgtggcgaccccggaggtcagggctagacaaacccagatcctcatctggcataagcctaacctagatctctagagcctacagggtgagaatcggtaacacaacagtgactctacgactcaaagagtaatacaagctcataactgagcgaagaaccaaagtattacaagcagaggtcactgacctgacatttcatcaatcaatggagcgaagttatgctattctaaatagcaagatagcaaaaggcctaagaggccatgagcataacggcgacgtcccagcccatagattccaggctgccacctgggaatcccaagctactcgtcgatgtcgactgagaaaccttcatttgttggagcgtcttcgtctgaaacaaagcatgcaaagctgagtacagggactcagcaagacttagtacaacctgttagcaaagctggtatgcgaggctttatgtggagcttattttgcggaaagccagttttcattTATAAACAAGAGAGAGCAGAAGCTCGTTATTCAGATCATTTTCAAAAgggggtaagagagcgatatcactagctctactgatcatcatattgaatccaccgaatcttcatcatcagctgaacctatcaactaggagcaccccctcgataccctgaggagggatccttatcacacattgattccaagttttacgattaggttcatgttgtctatgatcacagaatccatcaccaagtcgtccgtaaccgtgga
It includes:
- the LOC127332552 gene encoding uncharacterized protein; the encoded protein is MDEVWPWLASLPPPGPDTPPRSSFSLAASDDGASIVLQTDFTSGSVGSTAESVLVAFSLTVDSANGVAHALWTSETFAADSLVASRLQLLGQLLDEVIALSPSIPSLGPDASEPKLDAEVVSAVIEATGTDGSAFFSLALLLRLFWLCALEAPADFGYLFFHAFGAEIERALGSCAPALGVFLLSIGPDVEDRFMRSLGYMLAKWCLLREMQAPTPAKAGTGVHPSACLSYATEVHGLWVLKGYAPVLAMPRIAGASSVPITALPHELPEEPALRYGLVHQQLEVVAQLEYAVSVRDKRFIGVGVRVDNIRVRVVRLGYRKNDADATEGDVEDDVMDGERHFPSRIRLWVGPRFGSSYATGPSLGRSTGNPEREVEATRTVKGAFSGATKLASSNGGPRVKAKMRTSARTRNRSWRWEQEAEGSAGVFEGVLCDPATGTEVSAWRTGGNGGAGEADPRNGMRRRYGGPGRAFIKMRGLIVASDELPEKVTWRVGREAEGRTMRWRVGLKVWVSYLPNQVRSRHFETRCVEWAHEVELPLVAANGDER